In Deinococcus sonorensis KR-87, a single window of DNA contains:
- a CDS encoding HD domain-containing phosphohydrolase codes for MQDAAAHDADPGRRAAAQLTAAQQALAKDQGDLAVASALEAARLFTSLHQHQQACEAKVIALRVHMNTNDVAAFDQLAEQLILEGTACGAWAVVADAHNLQGGMQLRRGQLDDAIASLERASTLRRDINDQAGYAGSLNNLGLLHQRAGNAGRAIEYFLECVAFIRASGLSLDRQLGACLINVGALYRSMQLFDQAERYLREGLETVQRTGDPRMELAGQVALADVARDRGDLKGGIAGYLKALALAERLGAREEEAEVLDSLGRIYATLGEDALAAQMSRKALDIASTLQLALVQVWATLSLGHLALKSGDAPAARARYEDAEHHAALAGLKSEVLQAKEGQARASAALGEYQRSAGLFEAVLLAERAGHAEREATQVREHQARFDVERANMEADTQRLLREASERAREDAEAAVQHRTKELEFAQVEVVTRLAAAAEYRDDQTGQHTFRVGHVTAHLAERLGVPAEDVDILRLAARLHDVGKIGIPDAILLKPGRFTPEEFEMMKQHTLIGGHILAGGHSQLLQVAEEIALTHHERWDGRGYPNGLGGEDIPLSGRLVSVADVYDALTSERPYKEAWTPEAALAEIESQAGRQFDPRVVEAFGDMVRSGALERLNAAGGPHRMGPGEPRADQGRAPSAQLTRRAARSRPDGVELRLNLLIQDAWDKRHSNPALAQALTEAAAVLAEEDGDDLARAYVQRHQALTLLEAGDLERAARLLGDVIATARAHADRTLERDGLHLLVDVCSAAGLQEEALQGGMAAADLSAKLGDTVGEAHARTRLGLIQARLKRPEQALQAFEAASQLSAAAGAQGELATSLYHLGDTALDLGNISLAAACADRSLQAAQESAQTDVELLALGLLARAKDNSLLFDEAAALHHQLLSSPHLDRNRTPEAWGWAALSAADNQAARGDAPGARASVDQVVDVAAQHQLLDLEVRAHSRVVELLLTSGDAPGALVQLERERAARERRRSLHHTTEGRGEAIKALVTPVLAV; via the coding sequence TTGCAGGACGCTGCGGCCCACGACGCTGATCCAGGGCGCCGCGCTGCCGCGCAGCTGACCGCCGCGCAGCAGGCCCTGGCGAAGGACCAGGGCGACCTGGCCGTGGCGTCCGCTCTGGAGGCAGCGCGGCTGTTCACGTCCCTGCATCAGCACCAGCAGGCGTGCGAAGCGAAGGTGATCGCCCTGCGCGTCCACATGAACACCAACGACGTCGCGGCGTTCGATCAGCTGGCCGAGCAGCTGATCCTCGAGGGAACAGCGTGCGGCGCGTGGGCCGTGGTGGCGGACGCGCATAACCTTCAGGGCGGGATGCAGTTGCGGCGCGGCCAGCTGGACGATGCGATCGCCTCGCTCGAACGCGCCTCGACCCTACGGCGGGACATCAACGACCAGGCCGGCTACGCCGGGAGCCTCAACAACCTCGGCCTGCTCCACCAGCGGGCCGGGAATGCCGGGCGGGCCATCGAATACTTCCTGGAGTGCGTGGCGTTCATTCGTGCGTCGGGGCTCTCGCTCGACCGGCAACTCGGCGCGTGCCTGATCAACGTCGGCGCCCTGTACCGGTCCATGCAGCTGTTCGATCAGGCGGAGCGCTACCTGCGGGAGGGCCTGGAGACGGTCCAGCGCACCGGTGACCCGCGCATGGAACTGGCCGGCCAGGTCGCCCTCGCGGACGTGGCCCGCGACCGCGGCGACCTGAAAGGCGGGATCGCCGGCTACCTCAAAGCGCTGGCCCTGGCCGAGCGGCTCGGGGCCCGCGAGGAGGAGGCCGAGGTGCTCGACAGCCTCGGCCGCATCTACGCCACCCTCGGTGAGGACGCCCTCGCCGCCCAGATGAGCCGCAAGGCCCTCGATATCGCCTCCACGTTGCAGCTCGCGCTGGTCCAGGTCTGGGCCACCCTCAGCCTGGGGCACCTCGCCCTGAAGTCGGGCGACGCCCCGGCGGCCCGCGCGCGCTATGAGGACGCCGAACACCACGCCGCGCTCGCCGGATTGAAGAGCGAGGTGCTGCAGGCGAAAGAGGGCCAGGCGCGGGCCAGCGCCGCCCTGGGCGAGTACCAGCGGAGCGCCGGGTTGTTCGAGGCGGTGCTGCTGGCCGAGCGGGCCGGCCATGCCGAGCGCGAGGCGACGCAGGTTCGTGAGCATCAGGCGCGGTTCGACGTGGAGCGCGCAAATATGGAGGCGGACACCCAGCGTCTCCTGCGTGAAGCGTCCGAGCGCGCCCGGGAGGACGCCGAGGCGGCCGTCCAGCACCGGACCAAGGAACTGGAGTTCGCGCAGGTGGAGGTGGTCACGCGCCTGGCAGCCGCGGCCGAATACCGCGACGACCAGACCGGACAGCACACCTTCCGCGTCGGTCACGTCACCGCTCACCTTGCGGAGCGGCTGGGCGTCCCCGCGGAGGACGTGGACATCCTGCGCCTGGCGGCGCGCCTGCATGACGTGGGGAAGATCGGCATTCCGGACGCGATCCTGCTCAAGCCCGGACGGTTCACCCCGGAAGAGTTCGAGATGATGAAGCAGCACACGCTGATCGGCGGCCATATTCTCGCCGGCGGTCACTCGCAGCTGCTGCAGGTCGCCGAGGAGATCGCGTTGACGCACCACGAGCGCTGGGATGGGCGCGGGTACCCGAACGGGCTGGGCGGCGAGGACATTCCGCTGAGCGGCCGCCTGGTGTCGGTCGCCGACGTGTACGACGCGCTCACGAGCGAACGGCCGTACAAAGAGGCGTGGACCCCCGAGGCGGCCCTGGCGGAGATCGAGTCTCAGGCCGGCCGGCAGTTCGATCCCCGGGTGGTGGAGGCCTTCGGTGACATGGTCCGCAGCGGGGCGCTGGAGCGCCTGAACGCGGCGGGTGGCCCGCACCGGATGGGTCCGGGCGAGCCGCGGGCGGACCAGGGGCGTGCGCCGTCTGCCCAGCTGACCCGGCGGGCAGCCCGGTCCCGGCCGGACGGCGTGGAGCTTCGGCTGAACCTACTGATTCAGGACGCGTGGGACAAGCGGCACAGCAATCCGGCGCTGGCGCAGGCGCTCACCGAGGCGGCCGCCGTGCTGGCCGAGGAGGATGGCGACGACCTGGCGCGCGCGTACGTGCAGCGCCATCAGGCCCTGACCCTGCTGGAGGCCGGCGACCTGGAGCGGGCCGCGCGTCTGCTCGGCGACGTGATCGCCACGGCCCGCGCCCACGCGGACCGCACCCTCGAACGCGACGGCCTTCACCTCCTGGTCGACGTGTGCAGCGCCGCGGGCCTTCAGGAGGAAGCGCTGCAGGGAGGGATGGCCGCGGCGGACCTGTCCGCGAAGCTGGGCGACACGGTCGGGGAAGCCCATGCCCGGACCCGCCTGGGACTCATTCAGGCGCGCCTGAAGCGTCCGGAGCAGGCCCTGCAGGCCTTCGAGGCGGCCAGTCAGTTGTCCGCTGCAGCCGGCGCGCAGGGGGAACTCGCCACCAGCCTGTACCACCTGGGCGACACGGCCCTGGACCTGGGGAACATCAGTCTCGCCGCAGCGTGCGCGGACCGCAGCCTTCAGGCGGCACAGGAGAGCGCTCAGACGGACGTGGAACTGCTCGCGCTCGGTCTGCTGGCGCGCGCCAAGGACAACTCCCTGCTGTTCGACGAAGCGGCCGCGCTGCATCACCAGCTGCTGTCCTCCCCGCACCTGGACCGCAATCGTACACCCGAGGCGTGGGGCTGGGCCGCCCTCTCCGCAGCCGACAATCAGGCGGCACGGGGGGACGCGCCCGGCGCGCGCGCCAGCGTTGACCAGGTGGTGGACGTGGCCGCCCAGCACCAGCTCCTGGACCTGGAGGTGCGCGCCCACAGCCGCGTGGTCGAACTTCTGCTGACGTCCGGCGACGCCCCGGGGGCGCTGGTGCAACTCGAGCGCGAGCGTGCGGCTCGGGAGCGCCGGCGCTCCCTCCACCACACCACCGAGGGCCGCGGTGAGGCCATCAAAGCTCTGGTGACGCCCGTCCTGGCAGTCTGA
- a CDS encoding S8 family serine peptidase, protein MHKPVSLALRWLLLSVSLAACGATTPLPHTSTVAIVPEFGAQTVQSVGAPRIQTLAGAFVTAGAFVTAGAFVTAGAFVTAGAFVTAGAFVTADPSVWTAALDLSTVPSGPNNTFTANGPIWQTVGLQQAQQQTPQLGDGITVAVIDSGIDLPHAAFTGHLSASRRDFLDGDDVPQEGGSPSDIAFGHGTGVADIILQVAPRATIMPLRALQPDGSGDTREIAAAIRYAVQHGAQIINASVASEPDADLDAALSEAAAAGVYVVLSAGNTGASPVLYPARTASGTGATAASTLSVGSSSTSGVRSSFSSYGEDLEVLAPGEGVATAYPGNHAAVWRGTSFAAPMVSGGLALALSHAGSAGVNVAARLSDTATNVDRVNAASLLPGKSTLGYGELNIAALVASLQ, encoded by the coding sequence ATGCATAAACCTGTCTCGCTCGCGCTCCGCTGGCTGCTCCTGAGTGTGTCGCTCGCCGCCTGCGGCGCCACCACCCCCCTGCCCCACACCAGCACCGTGGCCATCGTGCCCGAGTTCGGCGCGCAGACCGTGCAGAGCGTCGGCGCGCCCCGGATCCAGACCCTCGCCGGCGCCTTCGTCACCGCCGGCGCCTTCGTCACCGCGGGTGCGTTCGTCACCGCCGGCGCGTTTGTGACGGCCGGCGCCTTCGTCACCGCGGGCGCGTTCGTGACGGCCGACCCGAGCGTCTGGACCGCCGCGCTGGACCTCTCGACCGTGCCCAGCGGCCCGAACAACACCTTCACCGCCAACGGGCCCATCTGGCAGACAGTGGGCCTCCAGCAGGCCCAGCAGCAGACCCCCCAGCTGGGCGACGGCATCACCGTCGCGGTGATCGACTCGGGCATCGACCTGCCGCACGCCGCCTTCACCGGGCATCTGAGTGCCAGCCGCCGGGACTTCCTGGACGGCGATGACGTGCCGCAGGAGGGCGGCAGCCCCAGCGACATCGCCTTCGGGCACGGCACGGGCGTGGCGGACATCATCCTGCAGGTGGCGCCGCGCGCAACGATCATGCCGCTGCGGGCCCTGCAGCCGGACGGCAGCGGCGACACCCGCGAGATTGCTGCCGCCATCCGGTATGCCGTGCAGCACGGCGCGCAGATCATCAACGCGTCGGTCGCCAGTGAACCGGACGCGGACCTGGACGCGGCGCTGAGCGAGGCGGCCGCGGCGGGCGTGTACGTGGTGCTGTCGGCCGGCAACACCGGCGCGAGCCCGGTGCTGTATCCCGCCCGCACCGCCAGCGGCACCGGCGCGACCGCGGCGTCCACCCTGTCGGTCGGGAGTTCCAGCACGTCGGGCGTGCGGTCGAGCTTCTCGAGTTACGGCGAGGACCTGGAAGTGCTGGCGCCGGGGGAGGGCGTGGCGACGGCGTACCCGGGGAATCACGCGGCGGTGTGGCGCGGCACGTCGTTCGCCGCGCCGATGGTGAGCGGCGGGCTGGCGCTGGCCCTGAGCCACGCGGGAAGCGCCGGCGTGAACGTGGCCGCCCGGCTGAGTGACACCGCCACCAACGTTGACCGGGTGAATGCCGCGTCGCTGCTGCCGGGCAAGTCCACCCTCGGCTACGGCGAACTCAACATCGCCGCCCTGGTCGCCTCCCTCCAGTAG
- a CDS encoding M48 family metallopeptidase translates to MKTTAALRGRAVFALLLMVGFYLLALGLAGALLSVPVLEWSAGRVHLRLDLFALIAGVTILWAIFPRRERFEAPGPRLRAAEHPQLFEEIERVARATGQRAPDEVYLVPDVNAWVTERSAPFGLRRVRVMGLGLALMRLLNVSEFRAVLAHEFGHYHGGDTRLGVWLFGARVSMGRTVKSLSAQSSWLHLPFLWYGNAFLRVTHALSRQQEFVADALAARTVSPAALGEGLKRVHGGGLAFDGYWSSELAPALKSGVHPPIADGFARFLRVPALAAVLEERVAQAVQGGQTDPLDTHPPLHERLAAIAPIPPGEASVDDRDALSLLTHPLQVERALLRHLAGTDADALEGAAWEDVGERVYRPLWARVVHDHAAALAPLTARRLPALLSNPAALNDLAVALGVPEGEERPGRVRWILAAGVGGVLAGAGAAVTSLPGEPVRLEAAGWSFDPHAFVAACLQGEAAAGPYLAELQAAGVADTSLAADSPHES, encoded by the coding sequence ATGAAGACGACGGCTGCTCTGCGGGGACGCGCTGTGTTCGCCCTGCTGCTGATGGTGGGGTTCTATCTGCTCGCGCTCGGCCTGGCGGGCGCGCTGCTTTCGGTGCCGGTGCTGGAATGGTCCGCGGGGCGAGTTCACCTGCGGCTCGACCTGTTCGCGTTGATCGCCGGCGTCACGATCCTGTGGGCGATCTTCCCGCGGCGCGAGCGCTTCGAAGCGCCGGGCCCGCGGCTCCGCGCGGCGGAGCATCCGCAGCTGTTCGAGGAGATTGAACGCGTCGCGCGGGCGACCGGACAGCGCGCTCCAGACGAGGTGTACCTGGTGCCGGACGTCAACGCCTGGGTCACCGAACGCAGCGCCCCCTTTGGCCTGCGGCGGGTGCGGGTCATGGGTCTGGGGCTCGCGCTGATGCGGCTGCTGAACGTCTCCGAGTTCCGGGCGGTGCTCGCGCATGAGTTCGGGCATTACCACGGCGGCGACACCCGCCTCGGGGTGTGGCTCTTCGGGGCGCGGGTCTCGATGGGCCGCACCGTCAAGTCGCTGTCGGCGCAGTCGTCGTGGCTGCACCTGCCGTTCCTGTGGTACGGGAACGCGTTTCTGCGCGTCACGCACGCCTTGTCGCGCCAGCAGGAGTTCGTCGCGGATGCCCTGGCAGCCCGCACCGTCAGCCCGGCGGCGCTCGGCGAGGGCCTCAAGCGTGTGCATGGGGGAGGGCTCGCCTTCGACGGGTACTGGTCGAGCGAACTCGCGCCGGCGCTGAAGTCAGGGGTGCATCCGCCGATCGCGGACGGCTTCGCCCGCTTTCTGCGCGTGCCGGCGCTCGCGGCCGTGCTGGAAGAGCGCGTCGCGCAGGCGGTGCAGGGCGGGCAGACCGATCCGCTCGACACGCACCCGCCGCTGCACGAGCGCCTGGCGGCGATCGCGCCGATCCCGCCGGGAGAGGCGAGCGTCGACGACCGTGACGCCCTGAGTCTCCTGACACACCCGCTTCAGGTGGAGCGGGCGCTGCTGCGTCACCTGGCCGGCACGGACGCCGACGCGCTCGAAGGCGCAGCGTGGGAGGACGTGGGCGAGCGGGTCTACCGCCCGTTGTGGGCACGGGTCGTTCACGACCATGCCGCGGCGCTCGCGCCGCTGACCGCGCGCCGTCTGCCGGCCCTGCTGTCCAACCCTGCGGCGCTGAATGACCTGGCCGTGGCCCTGGGCGTGCCGGAAGGGGAGGAGCGCCCCGGGCGGGTGCGGTGGATCCTGGCAGCGGGGGTGGGCGGCGTGCTCGCCGGTGCGGGCGCAGCGGTCACGTCCCTGCCGGGTGAGCCGGTCCGCCTCGAAGCGGCGGGATGGAGCTTCGACCCGCATGCCTTCGTCGCGGCGTGCCTGCAAGGGGAGGCGGCCGCCGGTCCGTATCTCGCGGAGCTTCAGGCGGCGGGCGTGGCCGACACCTCACTCGCCGCCGACTCGCCCCACGAGTCCTGA
- a CDS encoding TolB family protein: protein MLTRLLSLLVMVLLSAASAATAPLVANIDGDLWSWTASSGWTQLTHWGHNGSPVLSPDGRMVAYASVTEEAVRAHAMGWSPTNIWLLDLASRTASRLTVQPPGARGAEGLVRSTPTWSPDGQFLAWTQKTAGTQPARHTLVVYSLSNAATLVAATAARTLSVSPAPAGVLWSPAGLIVLGEIPSGPAHGLTPLELKPGERGTFGASVLTAAGDVVRHVILPEAGAPTHLTRRGNAVYLGSLEGSPLVSLTGGADVDRLAPGALDTTPERMVAVRAPQGLAFRFLMREMTMICQVMRAGKVIRQWPCQNVRLTGPDFDEGFEVTLAPDGRQAAYVRDGALFVHDGHTERRILELQGRDVYGLVWGPVEFRLP from the coding sequence ATGCTGACGCGCCTGCTGTCCCTGCTCGTGATGGTGCTGCTCTCCGCTGCTTCCGCGGCCACGGCTCCCCTGGTGGCCAACATCGATGGCGACCTGTGGTCCTGGACCGCTTCGTCCGGCTGGACTCAGCTGACCCACTGGGGTCACAACGGGTCTCCGGTCCTGTCCCCGGACGGCCGAATGGTCGCCTACGCCTCGGTCACCGAGGAGGCCGTCCGCGCTCACGCCATGGGGTGGAGCCCCACGAACATCTGGCTGCTCGACCTTGCCAGCCGCACAGCCTCACGGCTCACGGTGCAGCCCCCAGGCGCCCGGGGAGCGGAGGGGCTGGTCCGCTCCACGCCCACCTGGTCGCCGGACGGGCAGTTCCTCGCCTGGACCCAGAAGACGGCGGGAACGCAGCCCGCGCGGCACACGCTCGTGGTGTATTCCCTGTCCAATGCCGCGACCCTCGTTGCGGCCACAGCGGCGCGCACGCTCAGCGTGTCCCCGGCGCCGGCGGGGGTGTTGTGGAGTCCCGCCGGGCTGATCGTGCTCGGCGAGATTCCCAGTGGTCCAGCGCACGGGCTGACCCCGCTGGAGTTGAAGCCGGGCGAACGCGGCACGTTCGGCGCCTCGGTCCTGACCGCCGCGGGCGACGTGGTCCGGCACGTGATTCTGCCTGAGGCCGGCGCGCCCACCCACCTGACCCGCCGGGGCAATGCGGTGTACCTGGGCAGCCTCGAGGGGAGCCCGCTCGTGAGCCTGACCGGTGGGGCTGACGTGGATCGCCTGGCGCCCGGCGCGTTGGACACCACCCCGGAACGGATGGTGGCGGTCCGCGCCCCGCAGGGGCTGGCCTTCCGCTTTCTCATGCGCGAGATGACGATGATCTGCCAAGTGATGCGTGCAGGGAAGGTGATCCGCCAGTGGCCGTGCCAGAACGTCAGGCTCACTGGGCCGGACTTCGATGAGGGGTTCGAGGTGACCCTGGCCCCGGACGGGCGGCAGGCCGCCTATGTCCGGGACGGCGCCCTCTTCGTGCACGACGGGCACACTGAGCGCCGGATTCTGGAGCTGCAGGGTCGGGACGTCTACGGCCTCGTGTGGGGTCCGGTCGAATTCCGGCTGCCCTGA